The Vicia villosa cultivar HV-30 ecotype Madison, WI linkage group LG1, Vvil1.0, whole genome shotgun sequence genome includes a region encoding these proteins:
- the LOC131643816 gene encoding coatomer subunit alpha-2-like — MLTKFETKSNRVKGLSFHPKRPWILASLHSGVIQLWDYRMGTLIDKFDEHDGPVRGVHFHNSQPLFVSGGDDYKIKVWNYKLHRCLFTLLGHLDYIRTVQFHHESPWIVSASDDQTIRIWNWQSRTCISVLTGHNHYVMCALFHPKDDLVVSASLDQTVRVWDIGSLKRKSASPADDILRLSQMNTDLFGGVDAVVKYVLEGHDRGVNWASFHPTLPLIVSAADDRQVKIWRMNDTKAWEVDTLRGHMNNVSCVMFHAKQDIIVSNSEDKSIRIWDATKRTGIQTFRREHDRFWILAAHPEMNLLAAGHDSGMIVFKLERERPAFTVSGDSLFYTKDRFLCFYEFSTQRDVQVLPFRRPGSLSLNQSPKTLSYSPTENAFLLCSDVDGGSYELYCISKDGYGRGDVQDAKKGHGGSAVFVARNRFAVLEKSTNQVLIKSLKNEVVKKSALPIATDAIFYAGTGNLLCRSEDRVVVFDLQQRIVLGDLQTPFIKYVVWSNDMEHVALLSKHAIIIASKKLVHQCTLHETIRVKSGAWDDNGVFIYTTLNHIKYCLPNGDNGIIKTLDVPIYITKVSGNIIFCLDRDGKSRVITIDATEYIFKLSLFKKKYDHVMNMIRNSQLCGQAMIAYLQQKGFPEVALHFVKDEKIRFNLALESGNIQIAVASATAIDEKDYWYRLGVEALRQGNAGIVEYAYQKTKNFERLSFLYLVTGNSEKLSKMLKIAEVKSDVMGQFHNALYMGDVRERVKVLEKVGHLPLAYIAASVHGLHDVAERLATELGDNVPSLPEGKVPSLLIPPSPVMGGSDWPLLRVMRGMFDGVFDNTGRGVADEEEYEAADGDWGEGLDIADVDALQNGDVAEILEHGEVAEENDEEGGWEMEDLELGPEADTPKASIGTQSSVFVAPTPGMPVSHIWVQKSSLAAEHAAAGNFDTAMRLLNRQLGIRNFAPLKSIFLDLHTGSHSYLRAFSSAPIISLAVERGWTDSSSTNVRGPPALPFKLSQLDEKLRAGYKFFTAGKFTEALKTFVNILHTIPLIVVESRREVDDVKELIIIVKEYVLGLQIELKRRETKDNPVRQQELAAYFTHCNLQVPHLRLALLNAMSVCYKAKNLATAANFARRLLETNPTIENQAKTARQVLAAAERNMTDATQLNYDFRNPFVTCGATYVPIYRGQKDVACPYCTSRFVPSQEGQLCAVCDISVIGADASGLLCSPSQVR, encoded by the exons ATGTTGACCAAATTCGAGACCAAGAGTAACAGAGTGAAGGGTCTCAGCTTCCACCCGAAACGACCCTGGATCCTCGCCAGTCTCCACAGCGGCGTCATCCAGTTATGGGATTACCGCATGGGAACCCTCATCGACAAATTCGACGAACACGACGGTCCCGTTCGCGGCGTTCATTTTCACAATTCTCAACCTCTATTTGTCTCCGGAG GTGATGATTACAAGATCAAGGTTTGGAACTACAAACTGCATAGATGTTTGTTCACTCTATTAGGTCATTTAGATTACATCCGAACCGTTCAATTTCATCACGAGAGTCCTTGGATTGTGAGTGCTAGTGACGATCAAACCATTCGCATCTGGAACTGGCAGTCAAGGACCTGCATTTCTGTTTTGACTGGTCATAATCATTATGTTATGTGTGCGCTTTTTCATCCCAAGGACGATCTCGTTGTGTCTGCGTCGTTGGATCAGACTGTTCGCGTTTGGGATATTGGGTCGCTTAAGAGGAAGAGTGCGTCTCCGGCTGATGATATACTTAGGTTGAGTCAGATGAATACTGATCTCTTTGGTGGGGTTGATGCTGTTGTTAAGTATGTGTTGGAAGGTCATGACCGGGGTGTTAATTGGGCTTCTTTTCATCCGACACTGCCTCTTATTGTTTCTGCTGCTGATGATAGACAGGTTAAGATTTGGAGGATGAACG ACACAAAGGCATGGGAAGTAGATACTTTGAGAGGGCACATGAATAATGTTTCATGTGTAATGTTCCATGCCAAACAGGATATCATTGTGTCAAATTCTGAAGACAAAAGTATTCGGATATGGGATGCAACAAAGCGAACTGGAATTCAAACATTTCGCCGAGAGCATGATAGGTTTTGGATTCTCGCTGCACATCCTGAAATGAATTTGTTAGCGGCTGGTCATGACAGTGGTATGATTGTTTTTAAGTTGGAGAGGGAAAGGCCTGCGTTCACGGTTAGTGGGGATTCTTTATTCTACACAAAAGATCGGTTCTTGTGTTTCTATGAATTCTCAACACAAAGAGATGTACAAGTACTTCCATTTCGACGGCCGGGTTCCTTAAGCTTGAATCAAAGTCCAAAGACTCTTTCCTATAGCCCAACTGAAAATGCATTTCTTTTGTGTTCAGATGTAGATGGTGGATCTTATGAGTTGTATTGCATATCAAAGGATGGTTATGGTAGGGGAGATGTGCAAGATGCAAAAAAAGGTCATGGGGGATCCGCAGTATTTGTTGCTCGTAATCGGTTTGCCGTGCTTGAGAAGAGCACCAATCAAGTCCTTATCAAAAGTTTGAAGAATGAGGTTGTTAAAAAGAGCGCCCTTCCAATTGCCACTGATGCTATATTCTATGCAGGAACAGGCAACTTACTTTGTAGGTCTGAGGATAGGGTTGTTGTGTTTGATCTTCAACAGAGGATTGTCCTTGGTGATCTCCAGACCCCTTTTATCAAATACGTTGTCTGGTCTAATGACATGGAACATGTTGCTTTGCTTAGCAAGCATGCCATTATAATAGCTAGCAAGAAACTTGTGCACCAATGCACTCTCCATGAAACAATCCGTGTAAAAAGTGGAGCTTGGGATGACAATGGTGTTTTCATTTATACTACACTAAATCACATTAAATATTGTCTTCCCAATGGAGATAACGGGATTATAAAAACACTGGACGTTCCCATTTATATCACAAAGGTTTCAGGAAACATAATCTTTTGTTTGGACCGGGATGGAAAAAGCCGTGTAATAACTATTGATGCAACTGAATATATTTTTAAGCTTTCCCTCTTCAAAAAGAAATATGACCATGTTATGAACATGATAAGGAACTCTCAACTCTGTGGGCAGGCTATGATTGCTTATCTTCAACAGAAGGGCTTTCCTGAGGTGGCTCTGCATTTTGTGAAAGATGAAAAAATCCGGTTCAATTTGGCTTTAGAAAGCGGGAACATTCAAATTGCAGTTGCATCAGCCACTGCAATTGATGAGAAAGACTACTGGTATCGCTTAGGGGTTGAAGCTCTTCGCCAAGGTAATGCTGGCATAGTAGAGTATGCTTATCAGAAGACAAAAAATTTCGAGAGGTTGTCTTTCCTTTATCTTGTAACAGGCAACTCGGAGAAACTTTCAAAGATGTTGAAAATTGCTGAAGTGAAGTCTGACGTAATGGGCCAGTTTCACAATGCCTTATATATGGGTGATGTTCGAGAACGCGTCAAGGTCTTGGAGAAGGTGGGCCATTTGCCTCTTGCTTACATCGCTGCATCAGTCCATGGGTTGCATGATGTTGCTGAACGGCTTGCAACTGAACTTGGAGATAATGTTCCATCTTTGCCTGAGGGGAAAGTACCGTCTCTCTTGATACCTCCTTCACCCGTCATGGGTGGAAGTGATTGGCCCCTTCTTAGGGTTATGCGAGGCATGTTTGATGGCGTGTTTGACAATACAGGTCGGGGAGTTGCCGATGAAGAAGAGTACGAGGCTGCTGATGGAGACTGGGGTGAGGGTCTTGACATAGCTGATGTGGATGCCTTGCAGAATGGAGATGTTGCCGAAATTTTGGAACACGGAGAAGTGGCTGAAGAAAATGATGAAGAAGGTGGATGGGAGATGGAAGATTTAGAGCTGGGCCCTGAAGCCGACACCCCTAAAGCTTCTATTGGCACACAGTCTTCAGTTTTTGTCGCCCCAACACCTGGCATGCCAGTGAGCCACATATGGGTGCAGAAATCATCACTTGCAGCTGAGCATGCAGCTGCTGGAAATTTCGATACTGCAATGAGGTTGCTGAACCGACAACTTGGGATAAGGAATTTTGCCCCCTTAAAATCCATTTTTCTCGATCTTCATACTGGCAGTCATTCCTATCTGCGTGCATTTTCATCTGCTCCAATCATATCACTTGCAGTTGAAAGAGGTTGGACCGACTCATCTAGTACAAATGTGAGAGGCCCCCCAGCACTTCCTTTCAAATTATCCCAGCTTGATGAAAAACTTAGAGCTGGTTATAAGTTTTTTACTGCCGGGAAATTCACCGAGGCTCTTAAGACATTTGTTAATATTCTTCATACAATTCCTTTGATTGTGGTGGAGTCAAGGAGGGAAGTGGATGATGTGAAGGAACTGATTATCATAGTCAAAGAGTATGTTTTGGGTCTGCAGATCGAGCTGAAGAGGAGAGAAACTAAGGACAATCCAGTGAGACAGCAGGAGCTTGCTGCTTATTTCACTCACTGTAACCTTCAGGTGCCTCACTTGAGGTTAGCTTTGTTGAATGCAATGAGTGTCTGCTACAAAGCAAAGAACCTTGCCACCGCTGCTAACTTTGCTAGGAGGCTGCTTGAGACAAATCCCACCATTGAAAACCAAGCGAAGACTGCAAGGCAAGTGCTGGCAGCTGCGGAAAGAAATATGACTGATGCCACACAGTTGAACTATGACTTCCGAAACCCATTTGTTACTTGTGGGGCAACATATGTGCCAATCTATCGAGGACAGAAGGATGTTGCTTGCCCATATTGTACTTCCCGTTTTGTGCCAAGCCAGGAGGGGCAGCTTTGTGCTGTCTGTGATATTTCAGTGATAGGGGCTGATGCTTCTGGACTGCTATGTTCACCTTCCCAGGTACGCTGA